The DNA segment CCTGCGCTTCCAGACCCTGGGCGGCTGGTGGCACCAGGTGATGCTGGCCCAGAGGGTCCGGGTGCTCACCCGCCAGGGCGAGCATACGGGCGTCATCGGCTCCAAACCCCCGCACCTCCTATCCCCGGAGGACCGCAAGAAGCCGGTGGAGATCGCGGAGATGTTCATCGACGTGGGCGCCACCAGCCGGGAGGAGGCCGAGGCCCTGGGCATCCGGCCGGGGGATCCGGTGGTGCCTCTCTGCCCCTTCACGCGCCTGGGGAGCGGCAAGCTCCTGATGGCCAAAGCCTGGGACAACCGGGCGGGCTGCGCAGCGGCGGTGCGGGTGCTCCACGATCTGAAGGGCAGCGACCACCCCAACACCGTCTACGGGGTGGGGAACGTGCAGGAGGAGGTGGGCCTGCGGGGCGCCCAGACCATGAGCGAGCGGATCGACCCCGACGTGGCCTTCGCTGTGGACGTGGGCATCGCCGGCGACACCCCCGGCGTCAAGGAGACCGAGGCCCGGGCCCGGCTGGGCCAGGGGCCGGTGGTGCTCCTCTACGACGCCAGCATGGTGCCGCACCGGGGCCTGCGGGACCTGGTGGTCGACACGGCGGCCGAGGAGGGCATCCCGCTTCAGTTCGAGGTGATGCCCCGGGGCGGCACCGATGCGGGGCGCATGCACCTGCACGGCTCCGGCACGCCCTCCCTGGCCCTGGGGCCGCCGGTCCGCTACATCCATAGCCACGCCTCCGTCCTGCACGAGGAGGACCTGGAGCAGAC comes from the Limnochorda pilosa genome and includes:
- a CDS encoding M42 family metallopeptidase, which gives rise to MQAWTQLLQELTEAPGVPGFEGPVRDVMRRHLEPVADEIVTDNLGGVAGVLRGASGRPRVMVAGHLDEVGFMVSHVTGEGFLRFQTLGGWWHQVMLAQRVRVLTRQGEHTGVIGSKPPHLLSPEDRKKPVEIAEMFIDVGATSREEAEALGIRPGDPVVPLCPFTRLGSGKLLMAKAWDNRAGCAAAVRVLHDLKGSDHPNTVYGVGNVQEEVGLRGAQTMSERIDPDVAFAVDVGIAGDTPGVKETEARARLGQGPVVLLYDASMVPHRGLRDLVVDTAAEEGIPLQFEVMPRGGTDAGRMHLHGSGTPSLALGPPVRYIHSHASVLHEEDLEQTVRLLTAVIRRLDAETARRLREQ